A genomic window from Engraulis encrasicolus isolate BLACKSEA-1 chromosome 14, IST_EnEncr_1.0, whole genome shotgun sequence includes:
- the LOC134462138 gene encoding uncharacterized protein LOC134462138, which yields MRWHLRWHFCTGAGTAATEPEPGNGSFCDMHRNSHPPCTGYSNYVVMACSLSVEFELQRIDQSLFVLRQRFARQLQRFDQSRFELRQRFQWHSASVTGRRNDNTSGTFQKYWMDFTAAITQLTTNQHQDQDSTMPLEQKIQRQFSEGGLMSPLTFCTQWCKRFFLLRVVIGLMIYMMVMDQDSSGPPGWQLHPQPAFLPFTHVQMKAVVSVQH from the exons atgcgttggcatttgcgttggcatttttgcacaggggcggggacggccgcgacagaaccagaaccagggaacggcagcttttgtgatatgcaccggaattctcatccgccttgtacagggtacagtaaCTACGTGGTTATGGCCTGCAGCCTGTCAGTCGAGTTTGAGCTACAGAGAATTGACCAATCACTGTTCGTTTTGCGACAGAGATTTGCCAGGCAGCTACAGAGATTTGACCAATCGCGTTTCGAGTTGCGACAGAGATTTCAGTGGCACTCCGCGTCAGTTACGGGCCGACGAAACGACAACACAAGCGGGACTTTTCAAAAGTACTGGATGGATTTTACTGCAGCTATCACTCAATTGACG accaatcagcatcaggaccaagaCAGCACCATGCCTCTCGAGCAGAAG ATACAGAGGCAGTTTTCAGAAGGAGGGTTGATGTCACCACTAACATTTTGCACACAGTG GTGTAAGAGATTCTTCCTTCTCAGAGTCGTAATTGGGTTGATGAtctacatgatggtgatggaccaggacagctccggACCCCCtggctggcagctccatcctcaacctgccttcttgcccttcacacatgtgcag atgAAAGCAGTCGTTTCTGTTCAGCATTGA